Proteins encoded within one genomic window of Acidiferrobacter thiooxydans:
- a CDS encoding class I SAM-dependent methyltransferase, protein MSTAVEALGHHSGSVSYPLPRGPRVNLGCGPVMPKGWINVDGSRRAWLVAHAGGLDRLLVRLGLLRAAPFRPDIIHHDLRKPLPWARDSLAAIYAGEVWEHFEYEDARRLTEECHRVLMTGGVLRLCVPDGVEFWENYLAIFREQQAREPEARDVARLRRHVRMYFDDICTRPPGLKSFGHFHKWQYDEVQLVDLFMRCGFKDVSRQTFGVSRIPDIGILERSDFLIVEGVKR, encoded by the coding sequence GTGTCGACAGCAGTGGAAGCCTTGGGCCATCACAGCGGTTCGGTGTCTTATCCCTTGCCGCGCGGGCCGCGCGTGAACCTCGGCTGCGGGCCGGTCATGCCCAAGGGCTGGATCAACGTCGATGGCAGCCGCCGGGCATGGCTCGTGGCCCATGCCGGCGGACTTGATCGACTACTCGTACGCCTGGGGTTATTGCGCGCCGCCCCGTTTCGGCCAGACATCATCCACCACGATCTGCGCAAGCCCCTGCCGTGGGCGCGTGACTCGCTGGCGGCCATCTACGCCGGCGAGGTCTGGGAACACTTTGAATACGAGGACGCCCGGCGCCTGACCGAGGAGTGCCACCGGGTCTTGATGACAGGCGGTGTTCTGCGCCTGTGCGTCCCGGACGGGGTGGAGTTCTGGGAGAACTATCTTGCCATCTTCCGGGAGCAGCAGGCGCGCGAACCGGAGGCGCGCGATGTCGCGCGTCTGCGCCGTCATGTGCGCATGTACTTCGACGATATCTGCACCCGACCGCCAGGCCTCAAGTCCTTCGGACACTTTCATAAATGGCAATACGACGAGGTCCAGCTCGTGGATCTCTTCATGCGCTGCGGATTCAAGGATGTGAGCCGCCAGACATTCGGGGTAAGCCGCATACCCGACATAGGCATCCTGGAGCGATCGGATTTTCTGATCGTCGAGGGCGTGAAGCGCTAA
- a CDS encoding NAD(P)/FAD-dependent oxidoreductase — protein MTSSKAHVVVLGGNFAGLASAQKIREYAGDAVDITVIDRNPYLLFIPNIPGEVFEGRDPAATLKMDTSRALTEAQATFVQGEVRAINPDTRTIDFTPKEREGAPSETLGYDYLVVAFGCRLAYDKIPGFAPYAHAASDTYYGNKLRKALFGGGYKGGPIAIGSARFHQGTAVKDLVPMADAACEGPPVEIMMSMATWLKNHGLGGPDKITVFTPGKMIAEDAGRQVVTSLLDIASQMGFHYRNNIGDIAEVTHDGIRFTQGDALDAELKILLPDWVPHPFMKGLPICDEEGFVVTDMLMRNPKYPEILACGDAAAVTVPKLGAIGHQESEIVGKQIAHDLGRVGEAAASEPLKPLVYCIGDMGDNQAFYIRSNSWYGGDTQVLKIGRVPYLLKMQYKDLFFRTQGKVPPWGLDAAQFLAERLFAA, from the coding sequence ATGACGTCGAGCAAGGCCCACGTCGTGGTGCTCGGTGGAAATTTCGCGGGGCTCGCCAGTGCCCAGAAGATCCGTGAGTACGCGGGGGATGCAGTCGACATCACCGTGATCGATCGCAACCCCTATCTGCTCTTCATCCCCAACATCCCCGGCGAGGTCTTCGAGGGACGTGACCCCGCCGCGACCCTCAAGATGGACACCTCGCGCGCGCTCACCGAGGCACAGGCGACCTTTGTCCAAGGCGAGGTGCGCGCCATCAATCCCGATACCCGGACCATAGACTTCACCCCCAAGGAGCGCGAAGGCGCGCCGTCGGAGACCCTGGGCTATGACTATCTGGTCGTGGCCTTCGGCTGCCGGCTCGCCTACGACAAGATCCCGGGCTTCGCGCCGTACGCGCATGCGGCCTCGGATACTTACTATGGCAACAAACTGAGAAAGGCGCTGTTTGGCGGCGGCTACAAGGGCGGCCCGATCGCGATCGGCTCGGCACGCTTCCATCAGGGCACGGCGGTCAAGGACCTGGTGCCCATGGCCGACGCCGCGTGCGAGGGCCCGCCGGTGGAAATCATGATGTCCATGGCCACCTGGCTCAAGAACCACGGCCTAGGCGGCCCCGACAAGATCACCGTGTTTACGCCCGGGAAGATGATCGCCGAGGATGCCGGTCGCCAGGTCGTCACCTCGCTTCTCGACATCGCAAGTCAGATGGGGTTCCACTACCGCAATAACATAGGTGATATCGCCGAGGTCACGCACGACGGGATCCGGTTTACGCAGGGCGACGCGCTCGACGCCGAACTGAAGATCCTGCTCCCCGATTGGGTCCCGCACCCCTTCATGAAGGGTCTGCCCATCTGCGATGAGGAGGGCTTCGTGGTTACCGACATGTTGATGCGCAATCCCAAGTATCCGGAAATCCTGGCGTGCGGCGACGCCGCGGCAGTCACCGTGCCCAAGCTCGGGGCCATAGGTCACCAGGAGAGCGAGATCGTGGGCAAACAGATCGCCCACGACCTCGGGCGCGTAGGCGAGGCGGCGGCATCCGAGCCCCTGAAGCCGCTCGTCTACTGCATCGGCGACATGGGCGACAACCAGGCCTTCTACATCCGCTCCAACTCCTGGTATGGCGGCGACACGCAGGTACTGAAAATTGGGCGCGTCCCCTATCTTCTGAAGATGCAATACAAGGACCTGTTCTTCCGGACCCAGGGCAAGGTCCCGCCGTGGGGCCTGGACGCCGCGCAGTTCCTGGCCGAACGCCTGTTCGCGGCTTAA